One Mycolicibacter sp. MU0083 DNA window includes the following coding sequences:
- a CDS encoding glycoside hydrolase family 76 protein: MDLLWANRAESAEAAVTARHLKPLWHLPGTQLGVVAWPPIRRAPHWHYWWQAHLLDCLVDAQLRDPQPERATRIKRQIRTHRLRNVGRWTNAYYDDMAWLALGIQRACRVTGIDRHRALRTLTAQLTDSWMHEAGGGIPWRKDEQFTEPFFNAPANGPAGIFLAREPAWLPRAQAMGDWIDDTLIDPETHLVFDGIRGGSLVRAEYTYCQGVVLGLETELAARTGVQDRPRHAHRVHRLVAAVAEQMAPGGVLKGAGGGDGGLFAGITARYLALVATDLPGESTADVQARETAAKLVLTSAKSAWDYRQSVDGLPLFGPNWDQTAQLPHADSGTAQFIGGAVSESEIPERDLSVQLSGWMLMEAAHAVAAAQTAC, encoded by the coding sequence GAAAGTGCCGAGGCCGCCGTCACCGCCAGGCACCTCAAGCCGCTGTGGCACCTGCCGGGCACCCAGCTGGGCGTGGTGGCCTGGCCGCCGATCCGGCGTGCCCCGCACTGGCACTACTGGTGGCAGGCGCACCTGCTGGACTGCCTGGTCGACGCCCAACTGCGGGACCCGCAACCCGAACGGGCGACCCGCATCAAACGGCAGATCCGCACCCACCGGCTCCGCAACGTCGGCCGCTGGACCAACGCCTACTACGACGACATGGCCTGGCTGGCGTTGGGGATCCAGCGCGCCTGCCGGGTCACCGGGATCGACCGGCACCGCGCCCTGAGAACCCTGACCGCCCAGCTCACCGACTCCTGGATGCACGAGGCCGGCGGCGGCATCCCCTGGCGCAAAGACGAACAGTTCACCGAGCCCTTCTTCAACGCCCCCGCCAACGGCCCGGCCGGGATCTTCCTGGCCCGCGAACCCGCCTGGCTGCCGCGCGCCCAGGCGATGGGCGACTGGATCGACGACACGCTGATCGACCCGGAGACCCACCTGGTGTTCGACGGCATCCGCGGCGGTTCGCTGGTGCGCGCCGAATACACCTACTGCCAGGGCGTGGTGCTGGGACTGGAGACCGAACTGGCGGCACGCACCGGCGTGCAGGACCGCCCGCGTCACGCCCACCGGGTACACCGGCTGGTGGCCGCGGTGGCCGAGCAGATGGCCCCCGGCGGGGTGCTCAAGGGCGCCGGCGGCGGGGATGGCGGGCTGTTCGCCGGGATCACCGCCCGCTACCTGGCGCTGGTCGCCACCGACCTGCCCGGGGAGTCCACCGCCGACGTGCAGGCCCGCGAGACCGCGGCCAAGCTGGTGTTGACGTCGGCGAAGTCCGCGTGGGACTACCGGCAGTCGGTCGACGGCCTACCGCTGTTCGGGCCGAACTGGGATCAGACCGCGCAACTGCCGCACGCCGACAGCGGTACGGCGCAGTTCATCGGTGGCGCGGTCAGCGAATCGGAGATCCCCGAACGCGACCTGTCGGTGCAGTTGAGCGGATGGATGCTGATGGAGGCCGCGCACGCCGTCGCCGCCGCCCAGACCGCCTGCTGA
- a CDS encoding DedA family protein: MSMTVAAMPHILDPMYWIGQGGVFEHAVLPAILVIVFIETGLLFPLLPGESLLVTGGLLAAAGNPDIWVLAPAVAVVAVLGDQTGYFIGRRLGPALFKKEDSRFFKKHYVTDSHAFFEKYGPAAIILARFVPFARTFVPAIAGVSYMRYPVYLAFDIVGGILWGAGMTLTGYLLGTKVPGITDHLELIILGILFVSLLPAFYSAGKAFLARRRTPPADVDAALTAQNSE, from the coding sequence ATGAGCATGACGGTGGCGGCGATGCCCCACATCTTGGACCCGATGTACTGGATCGGGCAGGGCGGCGTATTCGAGCACGCGGTACTGCCGGCCATTCTGGTGATCGTCTTCATCGAAACGGGTCTGCTGTTTCCGCTGCTGCCCGGGGAATCCCTGTTGGTCACCGGCGGGCTGCTGGCCGCCGCCGGCAACCCCGACATCTGGGTGCTGGCGCCGGCGGTGGCCGTGGTGGCGGTGCTGGGCGACCAGACCGGCTACTTCATCGGCCGCCGGCTGGGGCCGGCGCTGTTCAAGAAGGAAGACTCCCGCTTCTTCAAGAAGCACTATGTGACCGATTCGCACGCGTTCTTCGAGAAGTACGGGCCGGCGGCGATCATCCTGGCCCGCTTCGTGCCGTTCGCGCGGACCTTCGTCCCGGCGATCGCCGGGGTCTCCTACATGCGCTACCCGGTCTACCTGGCGTTCGACATCGTCGGCGGCATCCTGTGGGGTGCCGGGATGACGTTGACGGGGTATCTGCTGGGCACCAAGGTGCCCGGTATCACCGACCACCTGGAACTGATCATCCTCGGGATTCTGTTCGTGTCGCTGCTGCCGGCGTTCTACTCGGCGGGCAAGGCCTTCCTGGCGCGTCGCCGCACTCCCCCGGCCGACGTCGACGCGGCACTCACGGCGCAGAACTCCGAGTAG
- the fbaA gene encoding class II fructose-bisphosphate aldolase — MPIATPEVYAEMLGRAKENSYAFPAINCTSSETINAAIKGFADAGSDGIIQFSTGGAEFGSGLGVKDMVTGAVALAEFAHVIAAKYSINVALHTDHCPKDKLDGFVRPLLAISADRVKAGQNPLFQSHMWDGSAVPIDENLSIAQELLAASVAAKIILEVEIGVVGGEEDGVEAEINEKLYTTPEDFEKTVAALGAGDKGQYLLAATFGNVHGVYKPGNVVLRPDILAEGQKVASAKLGLAEGSKPFDFVFHGGSGSLKSEIEEALRYGVVKMNVDTDTQYAFTRPVAGHMFSNYDGVLKVDGEVGNKKTYDPRSYLKKAEASMTERVIEACNDLHSAGKSLAL; from the coding sequence ATGCCCATCGCCACCCCCGAGGTCTACGCCGAGATGCTGGGCCGCGCCAAGGAGAACTCCTACGCATTCCCGGCGATCAACTGCACGTCGTCGGAGACCATCAACGCCGCGATCAAGGGTTTCGCCGACGCCGGCAGTGACGGCATCATCCAGTTCTCCACCGGCGGCGCGGAATTCGGCTCCGGCCTGGGTGTCAAGGACATGGTCACCGGTGCGGTGGCGCTGGCCGAGTTCGCCCACGTGATCGCCGCCAAGTACTCGATCAACGTCGCGCTGCACACCGACCACTGCCCCAAGGACAAACTGGACGGCTTCGTGCGCCCGCTGCTGGCGATCTCCGCGGACCGGGTCAAGGCCGGCCAGAACCCGCTGTTCCAGTCGCACATGTGGGACGGCTCGGCGGTGCCGATCGACGAGAACCTGTCGATCGCCCAGGAGCTGCTGGCCGCCTCGGTGGCCGCCAAGATCATCCTCGAGGTGGAGATCGGCGTCGTCGGCGGTGAAGAGGACGGCGTGGAAGCCGAGATCAACGAGAAGCTCTACACCACCCCGGAAGACTTCGAGAAGACCGTCGCCGCCCTGGGTGCCGGGGACAAGGGCCAGTACCTGCTGGCCGCCACCTTCGGCAACGTGCACGGCGTCTACAAGCCGGGCAACGTGGTGCTGCGCCCCGACATCCTGGCCGAGGGACAGAAGGTCGCGTCGGCCAAGCTGGGCCTGGCCGAGGGTTCCAAGCCGTTCGACTTCGTCTTCCACGGCGGCTCGGGCTCGCTGAAGTCCGAGATCGAGGAGGCGCTGCGCTACGGGGTGGTGAAGATGAACGTCGACACCGACACCCAGTACGCGTTCACCCGCCCGGTCGCCGGCCACATGTTCAGCAACTACGACGGCGTGCTCAAGGTCGACGGCGAGGTCGGCAACAAGAAGACCTACGACCCGCGCAGCTACCTCAAGAAGGCCGAGGCGTCGATGACCGAGCGGGTCATCGAGGCGTGCAACGACCTGCACAGTGCGGGCAAGAGCCTGGCGCTCTGA
- a CDS encoding cation diffusion facilitator family transporter, giving the protein MGAGHQHRHTDSRLSRMVVAAAILTTFFGIELATAIAINSIALLADAGHLLTDLAALFMGVTAVVLTRRGSTSPSRTYGWHRAEVFTAVANAVLLIGVATFIATEAIRRIGTAPDVPGMPLIVVALAGVAVNAVVIGLLRSHSEHSLAVRGAYLEVVADTVGNVAVLIAGIVTVTTDWPYADVVVAVFVALWVLPRAFALARDALRILSEASPSHIDVDELRAALAAVDGVTDVHDLHVWTLVPGQDMATAHLGTDADAGRVLSAARAVLAARGLTHATVQVEPAGQGGGCPLER; this is encoded by the coding sequence ATGGGCGCCGGTCACCAACACCGTCATACCGACAGCCGGCTGTCCCGCATGGTGGTCGCCGCCGCGATCCTGACCACGTTCTTCGGCATCGAACTCGCCACCGCCATCGCCATCAACTCGATCGCCCTGCTGGCCGACGCCGGGCATCTGCTCACCGACCTGGCCGCGCTGTTCATGGGGGTGACGGCGGTGGTGCTGACCCGACGCGGCAGCACGTCGCCGTCGCGGACCTACGGCTGGCACCGCGCCGAGGTGTTCACCGCGGTCGCCAACGCGGTGTTGCTGATCGGCGTCGCGACGTTCATCGCGACCGAGGCGATCCGCCGCATCGGCACCGCACCGGATGTGCCCGGCATGCCGCTGATCGTCGTCGCATTGGCGGGGGTGGCGGTCAACGCCGTGGTCATCGGGCTGCTGCGGTCGCACTCGGAGCACAGCCTGGCGGTGCGCGGCGCCTACCTGGAGGTGGTCGCCGACACCGTCGGCAACGTCGCGGTGCTGATCGCGGGCATCGTCACGGTCACCACCGACTGGCCCTACGCCGACGTGGTGGTCGCGGTCTTCGTCGCCCTGTGGGTACTGCCCCGGGCGTTCGCCCTGGCCCGCGACGCCCTGCGCATCCTGTCCGAGGCGTCACCGAGCCATATCGACGTCGATGAACTGCGTGCGGCGTTGGCGGCCGTCGACGGCGTCACCGACGTACACGACCTGCATGTCTGGACTCTGGTGCCCGGCCAGGACATGGCCACCGCCCACCTGGGTACCGACGCCGACGCCGGCCGGGTGCTGAGCGCCGCGCGGGCCGTGCTGGCGGCCCGCGGCCTGACCCACGCCACCGTGCAGGTGGAACCCGCCGGGCAGGGCGGTGGTTGTCCACTCGAACGCTGA
- a CDS encoding site-2 protease family protein — translation MNVHPLRGQAVRPSPVFLALVAVTALGGVLAWSAGTAIRPLAYAGVFVFVIAGWLVSLCLHEFGHAYTAWRFGDRGVAMRGYLTLNPLRYTHPGLSLLLPLLFIALGGIGLPGGAVFVQTSSMPPRRRTLVSLAGPAANLVLAIVLLGGAWALHDPRHPVFWSAVAFLGFLQITALVLNLLPVPGLDGFGALEPHLSPATRRAVAPFQPYGLLVLMALLIASPAVNQKFFGLVLWVFDLFGVPRELVAVGLHLTQFWSSWF, via the coding sequence GTGAACGTGCACCCCCTGCGGGGCCAAGCGGTCCGGCCCAGCCCGGTCTTTCTGGCGTTGGTCGCGGTGACCGCACTCGGCGGCGTGCTGGCCTGGTCGGCAGGCACCGCGATCCGTCCGCTGGCCTACGCCGGGGTGTTCGTGTTCGTGATCGCCGGCTGGCTCGTCTCGCTGTGCCTGCACGAGTTCGGGCACGCCTACACCGCCTGGCGCTTCGGCGACCGCGGCGTCGCGATGCGCGGCTACCTGACCCTCAACCCGCTGCGCTACACCCACCCGGGGCTGTCTCTGCTGCTGCCACTGCTGTTCATCGCGCTCGGCGGTATCGGGCTGCCCGGCGGGGCGGTGTTCGTGCAGACGTCGTCGATGCCCCCGCGCCGGCGCACCCTGGTCAGCCTGGCGGGCCCGGCGGCCAACCTGGTGTTGGCGATCGTGCTGCTCGGGGGCGCCTGGGCGCTGCACGACCCGCGGCATCCGGTGTTCTGGTCGGCGGTGGCGTTTCTGGGCTTCCTGCAGATCACCGCGCTGGTGCTGAACCTGCTGCCGGTGCCGGGGCTGGACGGTTTCGGGGCGCTGGAGCCGCATCTGAGCCCGGCCACCCGACGCGCGGTGGCGCCGTTCCAGCCCTACGGACTGCTCGTGCTGATGGCCCTGCTGATCGCGTCGCCGGCGGTGAACCAGAAGTTCTTCGGGCTGGTGCTGTGGGTCTTCGATCTGTTCGGCGTGCCGCGTGAGCTGGTGGCGGTGGGTCTGCACCTGACCCAGTTCTGGAGCTCTTGGTTCTGA
- a CDS encoding peptidase M50, with protein MPAETPPETVVLLCAGRTLPRALRDLPSVQVTADRGTADIDAALDRYGRVLVVGADPDLAQVLTRMLRADRLDVEVGYVPSRRTPATRAYGLPAGRRAARRARRGAAGPVPLIRDDAGTALVGVGRWLPVDGTALLRGEGVVDDDTVFDGDVAEVLIEPIGVPPGLRAGVPRRCGRVRRWVTGRAAQLGTTGALVVRDGRFGTRTVKRSTFYRHIEDWLLVR; from the coding sequence ATGCCCGCTGAGACACCCCCGGAAACCGTCGTGCTGCTGTGCGCCGGGCGGACCCTGCCCCGCGCCCTGCGGGACCTGCCATCGGTGCAGGTCACAGCCGATAGGGGCACCGCTGACATCGACGCCGCCCTGGACCGCTACGGCCGGGTGCTGGTGGTGGGAGCCGACCCGGATCTGGCGCAGGTGCTGACCCGGATGCTGCGCGCCGACCGCCTCGACGTCGAGGTGGGCTACGTGCCGTCGCGGCGTACCCCGGCCACCCGCGCCTACGGGCTGCCGGCCGGCCGGCGCGCGGCGCGGCGGGCCCGCCGGGGTGCTGCCGGCCCGGTACCGCTGATCCGCGACGACGCCGGCACCGCGCTGGTGGGGGTGGGCCGGTGGCTGCCGGTGGACGGTACGGCGCTGCTGCGCGGCGAGGGAGTCGTCGACGACGACACCGTGTTCGACGGCGACGTGGCCGAAGTGCTGATCGAGCCGATCGGGGTGCCGCCGGGGTTGCGCGCCGGGGTTCCGCGGAGGTGCGGCCGGGTACGACGCTGGGTGACGGGCCGGGCGGCGCAACTGGGCACGACGGGTGCACTGGTGGTGCGCGACGGGAGATTCGGCACCCGGACGGTGAAGCGCTCCACGTTCTATCGCCACATCGAGGACTGGCTGCTGGTCCGATAG
- a CDS encoding adenylosuccinate synthase: MPAIVVIGAQWGDEGKGKATDLLGERVQWVVRYQGGNNAGHTVVLPTGENFALHLIPSGVLSPHVTNVIGNGVVVDPGVLLTELDGLERRDVDTSRLLISADAHLLMPYHVAIDKVTERYMGSKKIGTTGRGIGPCYQDKIARIGIRVADVLDEESLANKIEAALEFKNQVLVKIYNRKALEPQQVLEDLLEQAEGFKHRIADTALLLGGALDRGENVLLEGSQGTLLDVDHGTYPYVTSSNPTAGGAAVGSGVGPTRITTVLGILKAYTTRVGSGPFPTELFDASGEYLSKAGGEVGVTTGRQRRCGWFDAVIARYATRVNGITDYFLTKLDVLSSLETVPVCVGYRIDGKRTDELPMTQEEFARAEPVYEELPGWWEDISGARTFEELPANARDYVSRVEEIAGAQISCIGVGPGREQTIVRRDVVGNPA; the protein is encoded by the coding sequence ATGCCGGCAATCGTCGTCATCGGCGCCCAATGGGGTGACGAGGGCAAAGGGAAAGCCACCGACCTACTCGGCGAACGAGTTCAGTGGGTGGTGCGCTACCAGGGCGGCAACAATGCCGGCCACACGGTCGTTCTCCCCACCGGGGAGAACTTCGCGTTGCACCTGATCCCGTCCGGGGTGCTGTCGCCACACGTCACCAACGTCATCGGCAACGGTGTGGTGGTCGATCCGGGTGTGCTGCTCACCGAGCTGGACGGGCTGGAACGCCGGGACGTGGACACCTCGCGGCTGCTGATCTCCGCCGACGCCCACCTGTTGATGCCGTACCACGTGGCCATCGACAAGGTGACCGAGCGCTACATGGGCTCCAAGAAGATCGGCACCACCGGTCGCGGCATCGGGCCCTGCTACCAGGACAAGATCGCCCGGATCGGCATCCGGGTCGCCGACGTGCTCGACGAGGAGTCGCTGGCGAACAAGATCGAGGCCGCCCTGGAGTTCAAGAACCAGGTGCTGGTCAAGATCTACAACCGCAAGGCCCTGGAACCGCAGCAGGTCCTCGAGGACCTGCTCGAGCAGGCCGAGGGCTTCAAGCACCGCATCGCCGACACCGCGCTGCTGCTGGGCGGCGCACTGGACCGCGGCGAGAACGTGCTGCTGGAAGGCTCCCAGGGCACTCTGCTCGACGTCGACCACGGCACCTACCCGTATGTGACGTCGTCCAACCCGACCGCCGGCGGTGCCGCGGTGGGCTCCGGTGTGGGCCCGACCCGCATCACCACCGTGCTGGGCATCCTCAAGGCCTACACCACCCGGGTCGGCTCGGGCCCGTTCCCCACCGAGTTGTTCGACGCCAGCGGCGAGTACCTGTCCAAGGCCGGCGGCGAGGTCGGGGTGACCACCGGCCGGCAGCGCCGCTGCGGCTGGTTCGACGCGGTGATCGCCCGCTACGCCACCCGGGTCAACGGCATCACCGACTACTTCCTGACCAAACTCGACGTGCTCTCCAGCCTGGAGACCGTGCCGGTCTGCGTCGGCTACCGCATCGACGGCAAACGCACCGACGAACTGCCGATGACGCAGGAGGAGTTCGCGCGCGCCGAACCGGTCTACGAAGAACTGCCGGGCTGGTGGGAGGACATCTCAGGTGCCCGCACGTTCGAGGAGCTGCCCGCCAACGCGCGGGACTACGTCTCCCGGGTGGAGGAGATCGCCGGCGCGCAGATCTCCTGCATCGGCGTCGGCCCCGGCCGGGAGCAGACCATCGTGCGCCGTGACGTCGTCGGGAACCCCGCGTGA
- a CDS encoding PaaI family thioesterase, with the protein MSEQTPADESALDPDYASHGGFPDYAVVEPSPGFARFVTTMRRVLDLSVSSDPADDTWETAADRAEQLVALLENDQAPEGVAPAGRAPSLPGMGSLMLPPWQITRFEPDGVTMTGSFSRFHVGGNSAVHGGVLPLLFDWMFGMVVHAANRPISRTAFLHVDYRNVTPINTPLVVNARIEKSEGRKAFIGAELTDTEGTLLAEAQGLMVRLLPGQP; encoded by the coding sequence GTGAGCGAGCAGACGCCCGCCGACGAATCAGCCCTGGACCCCGACTACGCCAGTCACGGCGGGTTCCCCGACTACGCGGTCGTGGAACCCAGCCCCGGATTCGCCCGGTTCGTCACCACCATGCGGCGGGTGCTGGACCTGTCGGTGTCCAGCGACCCCGCCGACGACACCTGGGAGACCGCCGCCGACCGCGCCGAACAACTGGTGGCGCTGCTGGAGAACGATCAGGCCCCCGAGGGCGTCGCCCCGGCCGGCCGGGCGCCGTCGCTGCCGGGCATGGGCAGCCTGATGCTGCCGCCGTGGCAGATCACCCGGTTCGAACCCGACGGCGTGACCATGACCGGATCGTTCAGCCGGTTCCACGTCGGCGGCAACTCCGCGGTGCACGGCGGGGTGCTGCCGCTGCTGTTCGACTGGATGTTCGGGATGGTGGTGCACGCCGCCAACCGCCCGATCAGCCGGACCGCGTTCCTGCACGTGGACTACCGCAACGTCACCCCGATCAACACCCCGCTGGTGGTCAACGCCCGGATCGAGAAGTCCGAGGGCCGCAAGGCGTTCATCGGCGCCGAGCTCACCGACACCGAGGGCACCCTGCTGGCCGAGGCGCAGGGGCTGATGGTGCGCCTGCTGCCGGGCCAGCCCTGA
- a CDS encoding DoxX family protein encodes MSVLDSPKTYTGLAAFQAVDAVLCAIPVPYIAKALDTVECPQRVRPVLPAVKAASAVGLLSAHRFPGLARLTTAALTLYFVLAVGAHIRVRDSIANSAPAAAFLALFAALTLRGPRRYGAD; translated from the coding sequence ATGAGCGTGCTGGATTCACCGAAGACCTACACCGGCCTGGCCGCCTTCCAGGCCGTCGACGCGGTGCTGTGTGCCATCCCGGTGCCCTACATCGCCAAGGCTCTCGACACCGTCGAGTGCCCGCAACGGGTTCGGCCGGTGCTGCCGGCCGTCAAGGCGGCGTCGGCCGTCGGCCTGTTGTCGGCGCACCGGTTCCCGGGCTTGGCCCGGCTGACCACCGCGGCGCTGACGCTGTATTTCGTACTGGCCGTCGGCGCGCACATCCGGGTCCGGGACAGCATCGCCAACAGTGCACCGGCCGCGGCGTTCCTGGCGTTGTTCGCGGCGCTGACGCTACGGGGACCGCGCCGGTACGGAGCCGATTAG
- a CDS encoding Na+/H+ antiporter, whose protein sequence is MSTTLLGPLVAAVLIAAIARHRKLSAPLVLVIAGLLVGLIPAVPEIRMRPELVLFVILPPLLWSAGLESSVISLRRNKRPIMLLAVGLPLATTVAVGAVAYYTVPELTLAAALTLGAIVAPPDAVSATAIGRRVGLPRRIMTLLSGESLLNDATALTVYKVSLAAAIGVATGWGMGLVTFVLAAVGGVAVGVAFGAVIVTIRARLTDPVVESAVGLLAPFVIYLVAEEVHGSGVLAVVVAALILGQRFTRAHYATRMQDQAVWRAVQLVLESLAFLLIGLQLPAVVTNLHGVRFATLAVASLAVFATLLAVRGVWVATFAFAPRLLSAKIRRTEPAPTPAQVFVLAWAGMRGVVSLAAAFAVPLTTLSGEPFPGRPQLVFLTFVVVVGTLLLHGLTLPWLIRRLGLPTDQDRTDAIAATSAQDKAALAAAERLDEVLAATEPSPASERAAEALRSWNTRRRNAARERLRRLDPDAEADSDETAAAAFRRLRLETLAAERAALIAERDHGRIDDQVLRRLLHGLDLEEASLNLD, encoded by the coding sequence GTGAGCACCACCCTGCTGGGCCCGCTGGTGGCGGCAGTGCTGATCGCAGCCATCGCCCGGCACCGGAAACTGTCCGCCCCCCTGGTGCTGGTGATCGCCGGCCTGCTGGTGGGGCTGATCCCGGCGGTGCCGGAGATCAGGATGCGCCCGGAACTGGTGCTGTTCGTGATCCTGCCGCCGCTGCTGTGGTCGGCCGGACTGGAGAGCTCGGTGATCAGCCTGCGGCGCAACAAGCGCCCGATCATGCTGTTGGCGGTCGGCCTCCCGCTGGCCACCACGGTCGCGGTCGGCGCGGTCGCCTATTACACGGTGCCGGAACTGACCCTGGCGGCCGCGCTGACGCTCGGGGCGATCGTGGCCCCGCCGGATGCGGTGTCGGCCACCGCGATCGGCCGTCGGGTCGGGTTGCCGCGGCGGATCATGACGCTGCTCAGCGGCGAGAGCCTGCTCAACGACGCCACCGCGCTGACGGTGTACAAGGTGTCGTTGGCGGCGGCGATCGGCGTGGCGACCGGCTGGGGCATGGGCCTGGTGACCTTCGTACTGGCCGCAGTCGGCGGGGTGGCGGTGGGGGTGGCGTTCGGGGCCGTCATCGTCACCATCCGGGCCCGGTTGACCGATCCGGTGGTGGAGAGTGCGGTCGGCCTGCTGGCGCCGTTCGTGATCTACCTGGTGGCCGAGGAGGTCCACGGCTCCGGGGTGCTCGCGGTGGTGGTGGCCGCCCTGATCCTGGGGCAGCGCTTCACCCGCGCGCACTACGCCACCCGGATGCAGGACCAAGCGGTCTGGCGCGCGGTGCAGTTGGTGCTGGAATCGCTGGCGTTCCTGCTGATCGGGTTGCAACTGCCGGCGGTGGTGACGAACCTGCACGGGGTGCGCTTCGCCACGCTGGCCGTCGCATCGCTGGCGGTGTTCGCGACGCTGCTCGCGGTGCGCGGGGTGTGGGTGGCGACGTTCGCCTTCGCGCCGCGGCTGCTGTCGGCGAAGATCCGCCGGACCGAGCCCGCGCCCACGCCCGCGCAGGTGTTCGTGCTGGCCTGGGCCGGGATGCGCGGGGTGGTGTCGCTGGCGGCGGCATTCGCGGTGCCGCTGACGACGCTGTCGGGGGAACCGTTCCCGGGCCGCCCGCAGCTGGTCTTCCTGACCTTCGTGGTGGTGGTCGGCACGCTGCTGCTGCACGGGTTGACCCTGCCGTGGCTGATCCGCCGGTTGGGCCTGCCCACCGACCAGGACCGCACCGACGCGATCGCCGCGACATCCGCGCAGGACAAGGCGGCGCTGGCCGCCGCCGAGCGACTCGACGAGGTGCTGGCCGCCACCGAGCCGTCCCCGGCCAGCGAGCGCGCCGCCGAGGCACTGCGCAGCTGGAACACCCGGCGGCGCAACGCGGCCCGGGAACGGCTGCGCCGCTTGGATCCCGACGCCGAAGCCGACAGCGACGAGACCGCCGCCGCCGCGTTTCGCCGGCTGCGCCTGGAGACGCTGGCCGCCGAACGCGCGGCGCTGATCGCCGAGCGCGATCACGGCCGCATCGACGATCAGGTGCTGCGCCGCTTGCTGCACGGGCTGGATCTGGAAGAGGCGTCGCTGAACCTGGACTGA